From one Culex quinquefasciatus strain JHB chromosome 3, VPISU_Cqui_1.0_pri_paternal, whole genome shotgun sequence genomic stretch:
- the LOC119770527 gene encoding uncharacterized protein LOC119770527 gives MSSAGTGDVWGGCFRVFKKANSASKAHGSSSSLYKPSLTTVDILEVRRLNSVRMAANAEATNRDVQTEMDTGQSDEEEYSPVQLRRKLPAGEEEQYLMFSTDDEDLEGRGGGGRPQPDVLELVKSLDQRALRLNEIMLRNDKNGKTKVYTRTAGPATNGVPSAYRPRTLERSSSGGAAGRRHPHMRHVASLHEIVEGRTLDLDSPTGDPQDEVSTLAVI, from the exons ATGAGCAGCGCCGGCACCGGTGACGTTTGGGGCGGTTGCTTCCGCGTGTTCAAAAAGGCCAACTCTGCGTCCAAAGCGCAcggatcgtcgtcgtcgctgtaCAAGCCGTCCCTGACAACGGTGGACATTCTCGAGGTGAGACGGCTAAACTCGGTCCGAATGGCCGCAAACGCCGAAGCCACGAACCGGGACGTCCAAACTGAGATGGACACCGGTCAGTCCGACGAGGAAGAATATTCGCCGGTGCAGCTGCGCCGGAAGTTGCCAGCGGGCGAGGAGGAGCAGTACCTGATGTTCTCGACGGATGACGAGGATTTGGAGGGAAGAGGTGGCGGTGGCAGGCCCCAGCCGGATGTGCTCGAACTTGTCAAAAGTTTGGACCAGCGGGCGCTCCGGTTGAATGAGATTATGCTACGGAATG ACAAAAACGGCAAAACCAAAGTTTACACCCGAACTGCGGGTCCGGCCACAAACGGTGTCCCGTCGGCATACCGTCCCCGGACCCTGGAACGGAGTTCCTCCGGTGGAGCAGCAGGTCGCCGCCATCCCCACATGCGCCACGTGGCCAGCCTGCACGAGATCGTCGAGGGACGCACGCTAGATCTGGACTCGCCCACCGGAGATCCACAGGACGAAGTGAGTACTCTCGCGGTGATCTAG